The segment GACCTCGTCCCCGTCGACGGCCTCGACCTGCATCCGGAGCTGCAGGGGCTGCTCGAACAGCGGTTCGACACCCTGCTGCCCGTCCAGAGCCTCGCCGTCGAGAACGGCCTGTTCGGCGAGCGAAACGGCGATGGCCCGCGGGGGATGGGCGACGACCAGCTCGTCGTCAGCGCGACGGCGACCGGGAAGACGCTCATCGGCGAGCTGGCCGGCCTGCAGAACGTCCTCGACGGGAAGGGGAAGATGCTCTTCCTCGTCCCGCTGGTCGCGCTCGCCAACCAGAAGCACGAGGACTTCGCGGACGAGTACGGCGACCTCGTCGACGTCACCATCCGGGTCGGGGCGAGCCGCGTCAACGACTCCGGCTCGCGCTTCGACCCCTCCGCCGACGTCATCGTCGGCACCTACGAGGGCATCGACCACGCGCTGCGGACCGGCAAGGACCTCGGCGACATCGGCACCGTGGTCATCGACGAGGTCCACACGCTCAAGGAGGAGGGCCGAGGGCACCGCCTCGACGGGCTCATCTCCCGGCTGAAGCACTACAGCGAGCAGCGTCAGAAACGCCGCCAGGGATACGACGGCGCGCAGTGGGTGTACCTCTCCGCGACCGTCGGCAACCCCACCGAACTCGCCCGGGGGCTCCGCGCGAAGCTCATCGAGTTCGAGGAGCGACCCGTCCCTATCGAGCGCCACGTCACCTTCGCCGACGGCCGCGAGAAGCCCAGAATCATCAACCGGCTCGTGAAACGCGAGTTCGACCGCGAGTCCTCGAAGGGCTACCGCGGGCAGACCATCGTCTTCACCAACTCGCGGCGGCGCTGTCACGAGATCTCCCGCAAGCTGGAGTACAGCGCCGCGCCCTACCACGCCGGGCTGGACTACGGCCGCCGGAAGAAGGTCGAGCGCATGTTCGGCGACCAGGAGATCTCCGCGGTCGTCACCACGGCCGCGCTGGCGGCGGGCGTCGACTTCCCCGCCTCGCAGGTCATCTTCGACTCGCTCGCCATGGGCATCGAGTGGCTTTCGGTGCAGGAGTTCAGCCAGATGCTCGGGCGGGCGGGCCGCCCGGACTACCACGACCGCGGGAAGGTGTACATGCTCGTCGAGCCCGAGTGCACCTACCACAACTCCATGGAGATGTCCGAGGACGAGGTCGCGTTCAAGCTGCTCAAGGGCGAGATGGAGCCCGTCATCACCC is part of the Haloarchaeobius litoreus genome and harbors:
- a CDS encoding DEAD/DEAH box helicase; the protein is MSRQVQRVDTLFLHEAGRNYLAVVERDGERVFRSKLELKETSAGPRPGKFRVVRDSSEEPRSPEEFVEIARRAGRIRISEQTSTRAREELQAMLDGYQLDAKVVRTCRYCASAGRYSPVTTDTAVRSGDDWICTDCARRELEQELAFHGEFTSAAKERLEELLLDVQDIERIKNLLKGELDPDLTKFDEISATTDDIDLVPVDGLDLHPELQGLLEQRFDTLLPVQSLAVENGLFGERNGDGPRGMGDDQLVVSATATGKTLIGELAGLQNVLDGKGKMLFLVPLVALANQKHEDFADEYGDLVDVTIRVGASRVNDSGSRFDPSADVIVGTYEGIDHALRTGKDLGDIGTVVIDEVHTLKEEGRGHRLDGLISRLKHYSEQRQKRRQGYDGAQWVYLSATVGNPTELARGLRAKLIEFEERPVPIERHVTFADGREKPRIINRLVKREFDRESSKGYRGQTIVFTNSRRRCHEISRKLEYSAAPYHAGLDYGRRKKVERMFGDQEISAVVTTAALAAGVDFPASQVIFDSLAMGIEWLSVQEFSQMLGRAGRPDYHDRGKVYMLVEPECTYHNSMEMSEDEVAFKLLKGEMEPVITRYDEDAAVEETLANVAVAGKSAKALNDRMLGDIPTKHAIGKLLEYGFIDGFEPTPLGRVVCEHFLTPGDAFAILDGIRKEKHPYQVVADLELRETEL